One Gloeocapsopsis sp. IPPAS B-1203 DNA window includes the following coding sequences:
- a CDS encoding proton extrusion protein PcxA has translation MKRSIPQQVYSFLVKAQQWYLDTPERSLEEAYKAALLIKAMEDEHFNGQKIAQNPNYGSSAIAYFQSELKKHLKTIRMRLTEFKASRSWINPDYQNITKITKNDGTFTDKDSFAIQKRNNQSRILEKLRFIDDILAKYDPEASVDAVVTETPIVPANVANPEPKLAPNVVVKNTSTAKKPKTKAETTSVLPRSILSTINRLKVELDPRAETEVVKNFRNSQKRTFISIRLILLLIIVPFLTQQLSKNLIISPIVEHFRNSQEVVIFLNPEMEERALIEMQRFEEQLKFRNLLNEEMQLSPIQIEQQMHEKVRELVEHFRQESSNAVKNVFADLLSVGAFTWLIVTSRKELEVLKEFMDNVVYGLSDSAKAFIIILFTDIFVGFHSTHGWEVLLGTASRHFGLPENRDFIFLFIATFPVILDAVFKYWIFRYLNRISPSAVATYRNMNE, from the coding sequence ATGAAAAGGTCTATTCCCCAACAAGTTTACTCATTCTTAGTAAAAGCACAGCAGTGGTATTTAGATACACCCGAGCGCTCTTTAGAAGAAGCATACAAAGCAGCCTTATTAATTAAGGCAATGGAAGATGAGCACTTTAACGGTCAAAAGATAGCACAAAATCCAAATTATGGTAGTAGTGCGATCGCCTACTTTCAATCAGAACTTAAGAAACATTTAAAAACTATCCGGATGCGCCTTACAGAGTTTAAGGCGAGTCGTTCTTGGATTAATCCAGACTATCAAAATATTACTAAAATTACTAAAAATGATGGCACATTTACTGACAAAGACTCCTTTGCAATTCAAAAAAGAAATAATCAATCACGGATTCTAGAGAAGCTTAGGTTTATTGATGATATTCTAGCTAAATACGATCCGGAAGCAAGTGTTGATGCTGTTGTTACTGAAACACCCATTGTTCCTGCGAACGTAGCAAACCCAGAGCCGAAACTTGCGCCTAACGTTGTTGTTAAAAACACTAGTACTGCTAAGAAACCAAAAACTAAGGCTGAAACAACAAGTGTTCTACCACGGTCTATTCTTAGCACTATTAATCGCCTTAAAGTTGAGTTAGATCCCCGCGCGGAAACTGAAGTTGTTAAAAATTTTCGTAATTCCCAAAAACGAACATTTATTTCTATTAGGTTAATCCTTTTACTAATTATAGTACCTTTTCTGACTCAACAGTTATCAAAGAATTTGATTATTAGTCCGATAGTCGAACACTTTCGTAACTCCCAAGAAGTTGTTATCTTTCTTAATCCAGAGATGGAAGAAAGAGCCTTAATTGAAATGCAAAGGTTTGAAGAACAGCTTAAATTTAGAAATCTTTTGAATGAAGAAATGCAGCTTTCTCCTATCCAAATTGAACAACAAATGCATGAGAAAGTCAGAGAACTTGTTGAACACTTTCGTCAAGAAAGTTCCAATGCAGTCAAAAATGTATTTGCTGATTTATTATCTGTAGGAGCTTTTACATGGTTAATTGTCACAAGTAGAAAAGAGCTAGAAGTCCTTAAAGAATTTATGGATAATGTTGTTTATGGATTGAGTGATAGTGCCAAGGCATTTATTATTATTCTATTTACAGACATCTTTGTCGGATTTCACTCAACACACGGCTGGGAGGTTTTATTAGGAACTGCGTCGCGTCATTTTGGTTTACCTGAAAATAGAGATTTTATTTTCTTATTTATTGCAACATTTCCAGTCATTTTGGATGCTGTGTTTAAGTATTGGATTTTCCGCTACTTAAATCGGATTTCACCATCAGCTGTTGCAACTTATCGTAATATGAATGAGTAG
- the cobU gene encoding bifunctional adenosylcobinamide kinase/adenosylcobinamide-phosphate guanylyltransferase encodes MSKVILVTGPAKSGKSEWAENLATQTGKPVIYVATALTDENDTEWLSRIEQHRQRRPKAWVTWEIPLQLVDAITTSQDSCLLIDSLGTWVANLLEQDQSNWEHTIQNLCSGLQDAEQDVILVAEEVGWGIVPAYPVGRTFRDRLGHLVRRIAAIADVVYLVAGGYVLNLTELGSPLPSYKP; translated from the coding sequence TTGAGCAAAGTAATTCTTGTAACAGGACCAGCAAAATCTGGTAAAAGTGAATGGGCTGAAAACTTGGCTACTCAGACGGGTAAACCTGTCATTTATGTCGCAACCGCATTAACTGACGAAAATGATACTGAATGGCTGTCTCGAATTGAACAACACCGCCAGCGCCGCCCTAAAGCTTGGGTAACATGGGAAATTCCACTGCAATTAGTTGATGCAATTACGACGTCTCAAGATAGTTGTCTTTTAATTGATTCATTAGGTACTTGGGTAGCTAATTTGCTAGAGCAAGATCAGAGTAACTGGGAGCATACTATACAAAACTTGTGCTCAGGGTTGCAAGATGCTGAGCAGGATGTGATTCTGGTAGCAGAAGAAGTAGGGTGGGGAATAGTTCCTGCTTATCCTGTTGGGAGAACTTTTCGCGATCGCCTAGGTCATTTAGTGCGTCGAATTGCAGCGATCGCTGATGTTGTTTACTTGGTTGCTGGCGGCTATGTACTGAATCTTACAGAGTTAGGTTCTCCTTTACCGTCATATAAGCCATGA
- a CDS encoding response regulator transcription factor: protein MSNNLLQQKQKILVIDDHETVLNGTIYALKQHYPEAEIRTAQTAQQLLEQLPSFKPDLVVMDLSIPEKVGEDDKSDVGIQLLKTLMQQYPTLNFTIQSSYMKALVRIKPAIDAHQGGFTVADKSLSTKEMLKRVDWALQGLTYTKDLKAIHNGLEIKQDWLTLLQLAFEEELQDKEIAKRMLVSDRTVRHYWTKVQDVLDVYPDEGKKNIRIQTEKRAREAGLID from the coding sequence ATGAGCAATAATTTATTACAGCAAAAGCAAAAAATTCTTGTTATTGACGACCACGAAACTGTGCTTAATGGAACAATTTATGCTCTTAAGCAGCACTATCCAGAAGCAGAAATTCGCACAGCACAAACGGCACAACAATTACTAGAACAATTACCCAGTTTCAAACCCGATCTTGTGGTCATGGATCTTTCGATTCCAGAAAAGGTGGGGGAAGATGATAAATCTGATGTAGGTATTCAACTACTCAAGACATTAATGCAGCAATATCCTACGCTGAATTTTACAATCCAAAGTAGTTATATGAAAGCTTTAGTACGCATTAAACCTGCCATTGATGCTCATCAAGGAGGCTTCACTGTAGCAGATAAAAGTCTTTCTACCAAAGAAATGTTAAAGCGAGTGGATTGGGCTTTACAAGGTTTGACCTATACGAAAGACTTAAAAGCTATACATAATGGATTAGAAATTAAACAAGACTGGCTGACACTATTGCAACTCGCCTTTGAAGAAGAATTACAAGATAAGGAAATTGCCAAACGAATGTTGGTATCGGATCGTACTGTGCGCCACTACTGGACGAAAGTTCAAGACGTACTTGATGTCTATCCTGATGAAGGCAAAAAGAATATCCGCATTCAAACTGAAAAACGTGCCAGAGAAGCAGGGTTAATTGATTAG
- a CDS encoding CHASE2 domain-containing protein yields the protein MKRGVWQKIRNTYARWRIGALPGFTFLGLIIFVRLTGFFQYHEWLVFDSFLRWRPTEEVDDRITIIGINETDIQNLKAYPIPDRELALLINTLQEYQPRAIGLDIVRDHPVEPGHQELTTVFEKSKNLFVVEKVIPPETIAPPPTVSTAQIGFIDAVFDEDGRLRRSLLGTPNPQNSQDYKHSLTLRLATAYLASEGISLENGIRDVKTMRFGGVELPRIHPYSGGYVRTDAGGLQILLNYRNNQNPFHALSLDDVKSRNFDPAWLRDRIIIIGMTTPSAKDVFNVTAIASSHSAPGEIYGVEVQAHAVSQIISTVLDGRSLIWTWADGWEYLWIISWGIVGIILGWLPLAPHKNFIGVGIASICLVGASYLLLTWWGLWIPVVPTVLVLVLNGVGLTAFYQYDRAMRSRLNERQSTINHTYTTIHNGPLQTLKLLIKQSRDRDIYQDELISKLTQIDSELREVYESLEREVQTQEHSLRIGSGQEINLNAPLHETLYQVYSQTLERDFPCYKTLQLKIPNFELIDEKHLSIEQKRSLCQFLEEALCNVGKHAKGVTRLRTDCLQKEDQCIIRVKDNGSNSSVSSEGRGTKQAMQLARQLRGKFHRQSSPEGTLCELTWRPKKSWFS from the coding sequence GTGAAACGCGGTGTTTGGCAAAAAATTCGTAATACATATGCACGCTGGCGGATTGGTGCGCTACCAGGATTCACTTTTTTGGGATTAATCATTTTTGTACGTTTAACAGGGTTTTTTCAATATCACGAGTGGTTAGTTTTTGATAGTTTCCTGCGTTGGCGCCCAACAGAAGAAGTTGATGACCGAATTACGATCATTGGCATTAATGAAACAGATATCCAAAACCTAAAAGCGTATCCAATACCCGATCGCGAACTTGCTTTATTAATTAATACATTACAAGAATATCAACCAAGAGCAATTGGTTTAGATATTGTCAGAGATCACCCTGTAGAACCAGGTCATCAAGAACTCACTACTGTATTTGAGAAGAGTAAAAACCTGTTTGTCGTTGAGAAGGTAATACCACCAGAGACAATTGCCCCACCACCGACAGTATCTACAGCACAGATTGGGTTTATCGATGCAGTGTTTGATGAGGATGGACGCTTGCGGCGTAGTTTGCTAGGAACGCCAAATCCACAAAATTCTCAAGACTATAAACACTCATTAACTCTACGTCTAGCAACAGCTTATTTAGCTTCTGAAGGGATAAGTTTAGAAAACGGCATTCGCGATGTGAAAACAATGCGGTTTGGTGGTGTTGAACTACCGCGCATACATCCGTATTCTGGTGGATATGTCAGAACAGATGCAGGTGGACTGCAAATTCTACTGAACTATCGTAACAATCAAAACCCATTTCATGCCTTATCTCTTGATGATGTCAAAAGTAGGAATTTTGACCCTGCGTGGTTGCGCGATCGCATCATTATTATTGGTATGACTACTCCTAGTGCCAAAGATGTTTTCAATGTTACGGCGATCGCCAGCAGTCATTCAGCACCTGGAGAGATTTACGGAGTCGAGGTTCAAGCCCATGCGGTAAGTCAAATTATTAGTACAGTCCTTGATGGGCGATCGCTGATTTGGACTTGGGCAGATGGATGGGAATATTTATGGATTATCAGCTGGGGTATTGTCGGCATTATTTTAGGATGGCTACCGCTAGCACCACACAAAAACTTTATTGGTGTTGGAATCGCCAGCATTTGTCTTGTGGGTGCGAGTTATTTACTGTTGACATGGTGGGGCTTGTGGATTCCTGTTGTACCCACAGTACTTGTTTTAGTTTTAAATGGTGTGGGACTCACGGCTTTTTATCAATATGACCGCGCGATGCGATCGCGCTTGAATGAGCGTCAGTCAACAATTAATCACACCTACACTACTATCCACAATGGACCTTTACAAACGCTGAAATTACTCATTAAACAATCTCGCGATCGCGATATATATCAAGATGAATTAATCTCAAAGTTGACACAGATTGATAGTGAATTAAGAGAAGTCTACGAATCTCTCGAAAGAGAAGTTCAAACCCAAGAACACAGTTTACGTATTGGTAGCGGGCAAGAAATTAACCTAAATGCCCCTCTACACGAAACTTTATACCAAGTTTACAGCCAAACTCTCGAACGCGATTTTCCCTGCTACAAAACACTTCAACTGAAAATACCCAACTTTGAGCTAATTGATGAAAAACACCTTAGCATTGAGCAAAAACGCAGTCTGTGTCAATTTTTGGAAGAAGCTTTATGCAACGTTGGTAAACACGCCAAGGGAGTTACCCGCTTAAGAACTGATTGTCTGCAAAAAGAAGACCAATGTATTATACGTGTCAAAGACAACGGTTCAAATTCCAGTGTATCTTCTGAAGGTCGCGGAACCAAACAAGCCATGCAGCTTGCTCGACAACTACGAGGAAAGTTTCACCGCCAATCATCTCCTGAAGGTACTTTATGTGAATTAACTTGGCGTCCTAAAAAGTCTTGGTTTAGTTAA
- a CDS encoding DUF928 domain-containing protein encodes MLSKLTKILKKRIDSKLVTSCILVYSLVLGNTVLAEYRPPADQKPPTTRTTSTVTRTGGCRGDQQTTLTALAPQKHTGQTVSSHPTFAWFVPDTESHPLEFRLYRYEASGDRALIQKIQLQSDRGIMSLSLPLDTPPLVTGQKYHWRVVLLCNPNRPSSALVTGADLDVVATPHELASKLATTNNPQQRSHLYASAGLWYDALSAALTATNTQQRLELELLEDLAQLEEVDDAHMVKYSSRIRPIIELERQQNTSYLY; translated from the coding sequence ATGTTAAGCAAACTTACTAAAATTCTCAAAAAACGCATTGATAGCAAGTTAGTCACAAGTTGTATTTTGGTTTACTCTTTAGTTCTCGGTAACACTGTTCTTGCTGAATACAGACCACCTGCTGATCAAAAACCTCCCACAACTAGGACAACTAGTACAGTGACGAGAACAGGGGGATGTCGCGGAGATCAACAAACAACACTAACAGCTCTTGCGCCTCAAAAACATACTGGACAAACAGTTTCTTCTCATCCAACTTTTGCGTGGTTTGTCCCTGATACAGAATCTCATCCGCTTGAATTTCGGCTTTATAGATATGAAGCAAGCGGCGATCGCGCACTCATCCAAAAGATTCAATTACAAAGCGATCGCGGGATCATGTCTCTTTCTCTACCGCTTGATACACCACCTTTAGTAACGGGACAAAAATACCATTGGCGAGTTGTTCTCTTGTGCAATCCAAATCGTCCTTCTAGTGCTTTAGTCACAGGTGCAGATCTCGATGTTGTCGCAACACCACATGAGTTGGCAAGCAAACTAGCAACAACTAATAACCCACAACAAAGATCCCATCTCTATGCAAGTGCAGGTTTATGGTACGACGCCCTAAGTGCAGCTTTAACTGCTACGAATACGCAACAAAGGCTTGAGTTAGAGTTATTAGAAGATTTAGCTCAGTTAGAAGAAGTGGATGATGCACATATGGTCAAATACAGTAGTCGCATCAGACCTATTATCGAGCTAGAACGACAACAAAATACATCGTACTTGTATTAA
- a CDS encoding CHAT domain-containing protein, which produces MLSSYRKIRVRRFLGLLFLSSLTICLWWGIPLKAQTPPYADQFVQQGIERYQAGDYNGAIAPWHRALILYQKANNSQQEVAIVAENLARTYQQLGQSNQAIQYWEQAIAYYRPIDRQQTGRLFTEQAQSYSSMGQNRQAIALLCGAVQPNQECLPQTAVSIARSHKDLLGEAAAWGSLGEAYRIRGDYLQAINYLQNSLKIAAEIANPQLHISALNSLGNTYSNLSQVGDRQAKSAEQLGESEQANQLRQEVVSNNTKAVEFFQNSLRLAQQQNDRINQTRAYINLIPLYYRQKNSIAAAQANQQALALWQQLPDNRNKIYTAIDLAKKQSSINSPLECLNAEVQPNAIALLKQATSIAQKTQDNRALSFAVGELGHIYECRQDYTQALKLTQQARWAAEQDKDSLYLWEWQTGRIYQTQNQKPAAISAYEKAITTIETIRDEILTANRDLQFDFRDNVEPIYRELIALKLDDVPPAILLAATDANTKNLSSVLTTADSLKLAELQNYFGDDCALTVVNQQGVNIGSIDRNTAIFSSLILDERTAIIASLPNGNKKITWLDKDNESLRKEINEFRLGLESFFDDYNPQSAQKVYDWLIRPFTAELEQAQINTLVFIQDGILRSVPMAALHDGEKFLIQKYAVATTPGLSLTELKASNPQNLRALALGLTERVEIDGQEFAPLPYVQQEIGEVQEHLKGSTPLLNEEFNRTRLQQELSGNTYPIIHIATHGVFGTVPENTFLVTGNQEKLTITELDTLIRSTNKSTEPIELLTLTACQTAIGDDRAALGLAGVAVQAGAKSALASLWSIEDAATAQVAAQFYESLKESRMSKAQALQKAQLSLIEQGGIYTHPAYWAPFILIGNWL; this is translated from the coding sequence ATGTTAAGTAGTTACCGTAAAATTCGCGTTCGTCGCTTCTTAGGACTTTTGTTCCTCAGTAGTTTGACTATTTGCTTATGGTGGGGTATCCCCTTAAAAGCACAGACGCCTCCTTATGCTGATCAGTTTGTTCAGCAAGGAATTGAACGTTATCAAGCAGGAGACTATAACGGCGCGATCGCACCTTGGCACAGAGCGTTAATCTTATATCAAAAAGCTAACAATAGTCAGCAAGAAGTAGCAATAGTAGCAGAAAATTTAGCCCGAACTTATCAACAACTTGGTCAAAGCAACCAAGCAATTCAATACTGGGAACAAGCGATCGCCTACTACCGCCCGATTGATCGACAACAAACAGGAAGACTCTTCACCGAACAAGCCCAATCTTATAGCAGTATGGGGCAAAACCGTCAGGCGATCGCCCTTTTATGTGGTGCAGTACAACCAAACCAAGAATGTCTTCCCCAAACAGCAGTGAGTATTGCGCGATCGCACAAAGATTTATTAGGAGAAGCCGCAGCTTGGGGAAGTTTAGGCGAAGCTTATCGCATTCGCGGTGATTATTTACAAGCCATCAACTATCTGCAAAATAGCTTAAAAATTGCCGCTGAAATCGCTAATCCGCAACTGCATATCTCTGCTTTGAATAGCTTAGGGAATACTTATAGTAATCTGAGCCAGGTAGGCGATCGCCAGGCAAAATCTGCAGAACAGCTTGGCGAAAGCGAACAAGCAAATCAATTACGACAAGAAGTAGTAAGTAACAATACAAAAGCTGTAGAATTTTTTCAAAATAGCCTAAGACTAGCACAGCAACAAAACGATCGAATAAATCAAACTCGTGCTTACATCAATTTAATTCCATTATATTATCGTCAAAAAAACTCCATTGCTGCCGCGCAAGCAAATCAACAAGCACTTGCACTATGGCAGCAACTACCTGATAACCGCAACAAAATTTACACAGCAATTGACCTAGCTAAAAAACAATCAAGTATCAATTCACCCTTAGAATGCCTAAATGCAGAAGTTCAACCAAATGCGATCGCATTGCTGAAACAGGCTACTAGCATTGCCCAAAAAACTCAAGATAATCGTGCCTTATCCTTTGCAGTAGGTGAACTTGGTCATATTTACGAATGTCGTCAAGACTACACACAAGCATTAAAACTAACACAACAAGCACGGTGGGCAGCCGAACAAGATAAAGATAGTCTTTATCTTTGGGAATGGCAAACTGGCAGAATTTATCAAACACAAAATCAAAAGCCAGCAGCAATTAGTGCGTATGAAAAAGCAATAACAACTATTGAAACAATTCGCGACGAAATTCTGACAGCTAACCGCGATCTCCAATTTGATTTTCGAGACAATGTTGAACCTATTTATCGCGAGTTAATTGCACTGAAACTAGATGATGTTCCACCTGCTATTTTATTAGCTGCAACAGATGCAAATACTAAAAATCTTAGTTCTGTACTCACAACAGCAGATTCACTTAAACTTGCAGAACTTCAGAATTATTTTGGTGATGACTGTGCTTTGACAGTTGTCAATCAGCAGGGAGTAAATATCGGTAGCATAGATAGAAATACCGCAATTTTTAGTTCGTTGATTTTAGATGAACGTACGGCGATTATTGCTAGTTTACCTAATGGTAATAAGAAAATCACTTGGTTGGATAAAGATAATGAAAGTCTGAGGAAAGAAATCAACGAATTTCGTTTAGGACTTGAAAGCTTTTTTGATGATTACAATCCTCAATCTGCGCAGAAAGTTTATGATTGGTTAATTCGTCCATTTACAGCTGAATTAGAACAAGCACAGATTAATACCCTTGTTTTTATCCAAGATGGAATTTTACGCAGTGTGCCAATGGCTGCGTTGCATGATGGAGAAAAGTTTTTAATTCAAAAATATGCTGTGGCAACAACTCCTGGCTTAAGCTTGACTGAGTTAAAAGCCTCAAATCCACAGAATTTACGCGCACTTGCGTTAGGATTAACCGAAAGAGTTGAAATTGACGGTCAAGAATTTGCACCACTACCCTATGTACAACAAGAAATTGGTGAAGTTCAAGAACATTTAAAAGGTAGTACACCTTTATTAAACGAAGAGTTTAACCGTACGCGTTTGCAACAAGAGTTGAGCGGAAACACTTATCCAATTATTCATATTGCCACTCATGGAGTGTTTGGCACTGTTCCAGAAAATACGTTTCTCGTCACTGGAAATCAAGAGAAGCTAACAATTACCGAACTTGATACGCTGATCCGCAGTACTAACAAGAGTACAGAACCTATTGAACTGTTGACTTTAACGGCTTGTCAAACTGCGATCGGAGACGATCGCGCTGCTTTAGGTCTTGCTGGCGTCGCAGTCCAAGCCGGTGCAAAAAGTGCTTTAGCATCGCTATGGTCAATTGAAGATGCTGCAACTGCACAAGTAGCCGCACAATTTTATGAAAGCTTAAAAGAGTCTAGAATGAGCAAAGCACAAGCTCTCCAAAAAGCCCAATTATCACTCATTGAACAAGGTGGTATATACACTCATCCAGCCTACTGGGCACCATTTATTCTCATTGGCAATTGGTTATAG